The proteins below are encoded in one region of Buttiauxella gaviniae:
- the narL gene encoding two-component system response regulator NarL — MSNPEASTILLIDDHPMLRTGVKQLISMAPELVVIGEAGNGEQGVQLAEELDPDLILLDLNMPGMNGLETLDCLREKPLSGRIVVFSVSNHEEDVVTALKRGADGYLLKDMEPEDLLKALQQAATGEMVLSEALTPVLAASLRANRATSDRDVNLLTPRERDILKLIAQGLPNKMIARRLDITESTVKVHVKHLLKKMKLKSRVEAAVWVHQDRIF, encoded by the coding sequence ATGAGTAACCCCGAAGCCTCAACCATCTTGCTAATAGATGATCATCCCATGCTACGGACTGGCGTCAAACAGCTTATTAGCATGGCGCCGGAGCTGGTCGTCATTGGTGAAGCAGGCAACGGAGAACAAGGCGTACAGCTTGCCGAAGAGTTAGATCCCGATCTGATTTTGCTGGATTTGAATATGCCAGGTATGAACGGTCTGGAAACGCTGGATTGCCTGCGCGAAAAACCGCTGTCTGGCCGCATCGTGGTATTCAGCGTTTCAAACCATGAAGAAGATGTGGTTACCGCCCTGAAAAGAGGCGCTGACGGTTATCTGTTAAAAGACATGGAACCGGAAGATTTGCTCAAAGCCCTTCAACAAGCGGCAACGGGCGAAATGGTTCTGAGCGAAGCGCTGACGCCGGTACTGGCGGCAAGTTTACGTGCTAACCGCGCCACCTCTGACCGCGACGTCAACCTGCTCACCCCGCGCGAGCGCGATATTCTGAAGCTCATCGCCCAGGGTTTGCCGAATAAAATGATCGCCCGTCGTCTGGATATCACCGAAAGTACGGTGAAAGTTCACGTGAAGCATCTGCTTAAAAAGATGAAACTTAAATCGCGCGTTGAAGCGGCGGTATGGGTTCATCAGGATCGTATTTTTTAA
- a CDS encoding YchO/YchP family invasin, giving the protein MFRKAVPFFTLSYALLSAGGSASTRHSFIEKAENPFSQTTEQLPDMGLAPETDAAAREIAAMAKKFGEASMVDDGLDTGEQARMFAFARLRDVLADKVTSQAESLLSPWGKASVNLLVDEHGNWNGSGASLFTPWEDNNRYLTWSQVGFTQQDSGAVGNLGGGQRWVAGQWLLGYNAFYDNQLARNLQRAGFGAEAWGEYLRLSANYYQPLSGWQAGSSETLEQRLARGYDVTAQAWLPFYRHVNTSVSLEQYFGQSVDLFDNGNGYRNPVAVTMGLNYTPIPLLTLTAQHKQGESGVSQDNLGLKVNYRFGVPVEKQLSAAEVATTSSLRGSRYDNVERDSLPVMEYRARKTLSVFLATPPWELHSGETVGLKLQIHATHGIRNISWQGDTQALSLTPPANNRDADGWSIIMPAWNNEGGNAYRLSVVIEDDKGQKVTSNWITLKLAQPLLVSPVEDPRYELLPDTP; this is encoded by the coding sequence ATGTTTAGAAAAGCTGTTCCATTTTTTACCCTTTCATATGCCCTCCTCAGCGCGGGAGGGAGTGCCAGTACCCGCCACTCTTTTATCGAGAAAGCGGAAAACCCCTTTAGCCAGACGACTGAACAGTTGCCCGATATGGGCCTTGCACCGGAAACCGATGCCGCCGCCCGGGAAATCGCCGCGATGGCGAAAAAATTTGGTGAGGCCAGCATGGTAGATGACGGCCTGGATACCGGCGAGCAGGCGCGAATGTTTGCCTTCGCCCGCCTGCGGGATGTGCTGGCAGATAAGGTCACAAGCCAGGCTGAATCACTGTTATCCCCCTGGGGTAAAGCGAGCGTTAATCTGCTGGTGGATGAGCATGGCAACTGGAACGGTAGCGGTGCCTCGCTGTTTACGCCCTGGGAGGATAACAACCGTTATCTCACCTGGAGCCAGGTGGGTTTTACCCAGCAGGATAGCGGTGCGGTGGGCAATCTGGGCGGCGGGCAGCGTTGGGTCGCGGGGCAATGGTTGCTCGGCTACAACGCCTTTTATGACAACCAGCTTGCCCGCAATTTACAGCGTGCCGGATTTGGTGCGGAGGCGTGGGGCGAGTATTTACGCCTGTCTGCAAACTATTATCAGCCCTTATCCGGTTGGCAGGCGGGCAGCAGCGAAACGCTGGAGCAACGCCTGGCCCGCGGGTATGACGTTACCGCCCAGGCCTGGCTGCCGTTTTATCGTCATGTGAATACCAGCGTTAGCCTTGAGCAGTATTTTGGGCAGAGTGTCGATCTGTTTGATAACGGCAACGGCTATCGCAACCCCGTTGCGGTGACGATGGGCCTGAATTACACCCCGATCCCGCTGCTCACCTTGACCGCGCAGCACAAGCAGGGCGAAAGCGGTGTCTCGCAGGATAATCTCGGCCTGAAGGTGAACTATCGTTTTGGTGTGCCGGTGGAAAAACAGCTCTCTGCCGCCGAAGTGGCGACCACCAGTTCATTGCGCGGCAGCCGGTATGACAACGTTGAGCGTGATTCGCTTCCGGTGATGGAGTACCGGGCGCGTAAAACGCTGTCGGTCTTTCTGGCTACGCCGCCGTGGGAGTTACATTCGGGCGAAACGGTGGGGCTCAAGCTGCAAATCCATGCGACGCACGGAATCCGTAATATTAGCTGGCAGGGGGATACTCAAGCGCTGAGTCTGACTCCACCGGCCAATAATCGCGATGCCGATGGCTGGAGCATTATTATGCCAGCATGGAACAATGAGGGTGGGAACGCGTATCGTCTGTCGGTGGTTATCGAAGACGATAAAGGGCAGAAAGTGACGTCTAACTGGATTACGTTGAAATTAGCGCAACCGCTATTGGTAAGCCCGGTAGAAGATCCGCGCTATGAATTATTGCCTGATACGCCGTAA